The following are encoded together in the Melitaea cinxia chromosome 22, ilMelCinx1.1, whole genome shotgun sequence genome:
- the LOC123664489 gene encoding uncharacterized protein LOC123664489, protein MRTTVSLRVKIMKIAVKYATYYILALNILSCLGCPHESENVKAAYKSGEILDRTTPVTLDNIKRKLKESGIFNWQDPTLTEREKKELSKLFEAVEIMTTSRARQPSNVQNIFYSLRLVERAVKKQLKEGQLSETLAAKFHWEKLATRPKRQKTAYHIDKKTNMRIFNTKN, encoded by the exons ATGCGGACGACAGTTTCATTACGtgtgaaaataatgaaaattgccGTGAAATACGCTACGTATTACAT ATTGGCGTTGAACATACTCAGTTGTTTAGGATG TCCCCACGAATCAGAAAATGTGAAGGCTGCATACAAATCTGGCGAAATACTAGACCGAACAACGCCGGTTACTCTCGACAACATCAAGCGGAAGTTGAAAGAAAGCGGTATCTTCAACTGGCAAGACCCGACTTTGACTGAACGAGAGAAGAAGGAACTGAGTAAATTATTTGAGGCCGTTGAAATTATG ACAACGTCCCGAGCACGCCAACCTTCaaatgttcaaaatattttctattctcTACGCCTTGTCGAAAGAGCGGTAAAGAAACAACTAAAAGAAGGACAGCTATCAGAAACTTTAGCCGCTAAATTCCATTGGGAGAAATT agCAACTCGACCGAAACGACAGAAAACCGCTTATCACATAGACAAAAAGACAAATATGAGAATTTTTAAtacgaaaaattaa